A part of bacterium genomic DNA contains:
- a CDS encoding M28 family peptidase, translating to MRIALTLLLALSAVACAAPQPTFDGDRAFADLARQVQFGPRIPGSGGHLQCVEWIIAQLRPLADSVWTQPFRGVILGRSDTVAMMNIIARFNPDAGERILLSAHWDTRPHADFDPDSTLRAQPIAGANDGASGVAVLLELARLFDSMPPPIGVDLAFYDGEDSGDYGDSPGRWCQGSFHFAARLPARYRWAINVDMIGDKDLTIPIEANSYRLAPELVDRVWSQAEKLGETAFQRARGSDVFDDHMPLLAKGITAINIIDFDYPHWHTTHDTIDKCAPASLTAVGRVLVGVVYDL from the coding sequence ATGCGCATCGCCCTGACTCTGCTTCTGGCGCTCTCCGCCGTGGCCTGCGCCGCGCCGCAACCGACCTTCGACGGCGACCGCGCCTTCGCCGATTTGGCCCGCCAGGTGCAGTTCGGCCCGCGCATCCCCGGCAGCGGCGGCCACCTCCAGTGCGTCGAGTGGATCATCGCCCAATTGCGCCCGCTGGCCGACTCGGTCTGGACCCAGCCCTTCCGCGGCGTCATCCTCGGCCGCTCCGACACCGTGGCGATGATGAACATCATCGCCCGCTTCAATCCCGACGCCGGGGAGAGGATTCTGCTCAGTGCGCACTGGGACACACGGCCCCATGCCGACTTCGATCCCGATTCGACGCTCCGCGCCCAGCCCATCGCCGGCGCCAACGATGGCGCCTCCGGCGTCGCCGTGCTCCTCGAATTGGCGCGCCTGTTTGACTCGATGCCGCCGCCGATCGGCGTCGATCTGGCTTTCTATGACGGCGAGGACAGCGGCGACTATGGCGACAGCCCCGGACGCTGGTGCCAGGGTTCATTTCACTTCGCCGCCCGTCTGCCCGCCCGCTACCGCTGGGCGATCAACGTTGACATGATCGGCGACAAGGATCTGACAATCCCCATCGAAGCCAATTCATACCGCCTCGCGCCCGAACTGGTCGATCGCGTCTGGTCCCAGGCCGAAAAACTGGGCGAGACCGCCTTTCAGCGCGCGCGCGGCAGCGATGTCTTCGATGACCACATGCCCCTGCTGGCCAAGGGCATCACCGCCATCAACATCATCGACTTCGACTATCCCCATTGGCACACCACCCACGACACGATCGACAAGTGCGCTCCGGCGTCGCTGACGGCCGTCGGACGCGTCTTGGTCGGCGTGGTCTATGACCTCTGA
- a CDS encoding ComEA family DNA-binding protein: protein MPDRDSDHHAGPYGFSRREIVALLALALVGCALVAIDHWAESRRPQAPVWALEDVFLEPRAEPDSARHAGDSAAARPRRDYAQEIDINTADVRALARLPGIGPELARRIVAERDANGAFVNLIDLQRVRGIGPRKAAMLSGWVRFSQPAADTAGKGGQP, encoded by the coding sequence ATGCCCGACCGCGATTCTGACCATCACGCCGGGCCGTATGGCTTCAGCCGCCGCGAGATCGTCGCGCTTTTGGCGCTCGCGCTCGTCGGTTGCGCGTTGGTGGCCATCGATCACTGGGCCGAAAGCCGCCGTCCCCAGGCGCCCGTCTGGGCGTTGGAGGATGTCTTCCTCGAACCGCGTGCCGAGCCCGACTCCGCCCGACACGCCGGCGATTCAGCCGCCGCGCGTCCCCGTCGCGACTACGCCCAGGAGATCGACATCAACACCGCCGATGTGCGCGCCCTGGCGCGTCTGCCCGGCATCGGCCCGGAGCTGGCGCGACGGATCGTCGCCGAACGAGACGCCAACGGCGCCTTCGTCAATCTGATCGATCTGCAGCGTGTCCGCGGCATCGGCCCGCGCAAGGCCGCGATGCTCTCCGGCTGGGTCAGATTCTCCCAGCCCGCCGCCGACACCGCGGGCAAGGGAGGGCAGCCGTGA
- the rsmD gene encoding 16S rRNA (guanine(966)-N(2))-methyltransferase RsmD, with amino-acid sequence MRIIAGRFKGRRLAPVPDPAVRSTADRVKESLFNILMHDVPGAVVLDLFCGAGTLGLEAISRGAAQVVFVDRSPKSLRKTLDNARSLGIGSEMETLRADALAALKSLRADRHAFTLILADPPYGEGWPAKVLRAVAAADCRADEGVLVIESHKKDEPGDPPPGFSVWTTRRFGDTLLSFWRWAPSQSQEPS; translated from the coding sequence GTGAGGATCATCGCCGGCCGCTTCAAGGGACGCCGTCTTGCGCCGGTTCCCGATCCCGCCGTACGCTCCACCGCCGACCGGGTCAAGGAATCGCTCTTCAATATTCTCATGCACGATGTCCCCGGCGCGGTGGTGCTCGATTTGTTTTGCGGCGCCGGCACACTCGGCCTCGAGGCGATCTCGCGCGGCGCCGCGCAGGTCGTCTTCGTCGATCGCTCGCCGAAATCGCTGCGCAAGACGCTCGACAACGCCAGGTCGCTGGGCATCGGGTCGGAGATGGAGACCCTTCGCGCCGATGCGTTGGCCGCGCTCAAATCGCTGCGCGCCGACCGTCACGCCTTCACGCTCATCCTCGCCGATCCGCCCTATGGCGAGGGCTGGCCGGCCAAGGTCCTGCGCGCCGTCGCCGCCGCCGACTGCCGCGCCGATGAGGGGGTCCTGGTCATCGAATCGCACAAGAAGGATGAACCCGGCGATCCGCCCCCGGGATTTTCCGTCTGGACTACGCGGCGCTTTGGCGATACTCTGCTTTCCTTCTGGCGCTGGGCGCCCAGCCAATCGCAGGAGCCATCATGA